ATCCTTCCTAATGGAGGCCACTGCACTCTCAATTAATTTCTAATTTTGAAAAGTAAGGTATAACGATGAGCGCGACATGCATCCGCCCTTGTTCCTCTGAGGTCGCTTTCTGTTTTCTTGCCACACTTTAACGTTGGCTGAAGAGCGGACAGAGTATTATTAAATTTAAAGTTAAGTTAAAATTGAAGTCAAATTATGGATTTGAGTTGCAGAAAATTAATGGAAATACGTAACATACGGTATCTGTGGAGCACCTGCGACGCTGCTTTATGTAacggaataaaataattgccgtaaaataaataaatgccaATAAGTAAATTGTTTTAGTCCAGAGTAGCGCCTTAAGCGGAAATAACGAAATGCTTTCAGCAAAAAACATTGAAGCCGGAGGGAGAAGGTGCAGTGCTGTCTCGAAAGAATGAAGGCAAGAAGAAAAGACGCATCACCGTCCTGGACAACAGCGACGACGATGGAGATTACAAGAATGAGAGCATCTACGATTCTGGCGACGACAGCGACGGCGACAACGGTGACGAGAACGTCAGCGTGAGCATAGTCAAGAATCGTCTGGCCGTCACCGAGTTCTTCAACGACGCCACGATCGCAGAGTTGATGGCGGTGCCCTCTTGTAGCAAGAAGAAAGCGGAGGCCATCGTTGAGAACAGGCCCTACAAGAACTGGTCGGAACTGGTGAGCCCGCAAGGATCTCTGTAGTCAATGGCAACAAACGCTATGCTTAGAATGACCTCGTATGCATTGTAGAGAACAAATTGGGCATATGGTGTCACATAAACTGTTGGGGTAACTATTTGGAGCAATTTACCCAATTGAATATTAAAAGGTAGTGTAAAGCGGTAGAGATGCAATCTCTGAAAATTTTGTCTACTCTATAGCCTGAGCCCTGAGTACTCACaggtcacaattttcgtcccaattgcACTCGTAGTTTTggagaaaattaaaattgaaaccTTACGGGCAAcgcattgtttcgtgttaaaaGGAGACTTCGcgaggattcgaaaaaaattagatgagcatcataccgaacacggaccGCTCCCTCGATACCGAATGCAACATTCGAATTCATTTTGTgccagtaattaattcgtaaatgatgataATACCAAACCGAAAGCAAAATGCAAAGCACGCATCGGTTCGCCCGGGGGgagatactgtgacgtcacccagcactctcgtctgctacgaagctcgCATTCTTCCATGCCGGACGACGTTAGCAGTGTTGCTtgcagcgccctcttgcttcataGAGGCGAAGCGCTTACTTCGGaataattcgttcgaataaaatctgcgcactttgggaacgcgatatttcgaATGTGCGTTCCTGACACCACAAGGGTTACTGCTATGTCACAATCTTTGGGTGATTTTGTTGCGAAGTCCCACTttaaagacgctcgctagaagcgagagaatttcatatttggatatcgcgAGCTACGTTATTTCGTCAGGCATAATAATTTCCAGAATGTTCGTCGCCCTGCCCCTTTAACCAGGTTCAAAAGTTTGAGACTCGCAAGAACCTGGCACCGTCGTTGCTCAATAGTGCCAAGGACCTGCTGCACACGCGCTGGGTCGTCAAGCGGCTGATGAAACGTTGCCAAGACATCGCCGACAAGATTGAGAATATCGTCACGAGCCTCGTCCGTGGCGAGTCTCAGGACTCCGAGGGTTACATCAAGGTGCAGCCCTCGATACTCAACCAAAGGTGGGATCTTAGGCAGCACGTCCTAGTGTTCCGTTATCTAATGTCCTAATCTGATTGCAGCATGACGCTGGCTCCTTACCAGCTAATTGGCCTCAACTGGCTGGCATTGATGCACAGGCAAGAGGTCAATGGCATCCTCGCGGATGAGATGGGGCTCGGGAAGACTATCCAGGCCATTGCCTTCTTGGCCTATCTCCACCAACAGGGTGAAAATGGAcctcacgtcgtcgtcgtccctTCCTCGACGCTAGGTGATAACGTGTTTCCTTTTCGCTTGATTAGCCGCTTCGTTGAGGGCTCATGATATCGCACCACGGAGGTACACAACTACGAGAAGTGTCTGCAAATTATTAATTGATTAATGGTTATTAATTCAAtggttaattaattaattaatggtTAATGATTTATTAGTTTAATGGTTAATTGATtaatgatttgttgtgtaatgattaattattaattaatgaTTTGTTGCCTAAGTGTGAGCTTGAGACTCTCGCTGTGCGTCATTGTAGGGCGAGGCTAAAATTTTTGCATTTGCTTCTTCATCACAAACTTGAATGTGACACTGTAAATTTTTTAACTCGACGAGTTGCAGGATCCAGGAGACTGAATCGTGCGATGTCTCTAGACGTACAGTTATCAAAAGTTTGACGCTCGCAAGTTTTCATTTTTGCGACGCACAGCGGGGGATTGGAACAGGTTGCCCGAGGAAGCTGTCGTCATTCAAGATTATGATGCTTTTTGTTCGTGGATTAGTAAGAATGCCCACACCTGCTAGGACCCCACAACTGAATCTGCAATATGAATGAACAAATAAATGTCCTGTCCTCGAATATAAAGTTGCTACGTAATTATTATAAGAAGTGATAAGATGCTCCTATAGGTAGTGGAGGTACACGACTAGAGGTCACacccttcactcttaaaaatagaacttcaccgcatagcatcaTGAATAACATCATTCTCTCACCTGAttcgttaaaaacgggaggtgcACGGCTTCACGTGACACTCGTGCACTcgcgttaattgtcacaaaagggcgtactcCCTTCCACAAACCACGACCGATAATGGTATCGTTCCGTACAATTGTTGACCTAcagtgtgttatgtggtgaagttctgttttaagcgTCTTCTACAAGCATCTGGTCCTCCAACAGAAAATCATTATTACTGTCGTCATTGAGCAAttaattaaaaattaaaaactTGCACAATTTGATAAAAAGTCATAAATGATCATTACCATTCTTATCAGAGAATTGGATGCGGGAATTTGAACTGTGGTGCCCGTCACTGACGTTGCTCGTGTACCACGGCAGTCAAGAGGACCGCCGGGACCTCAGGTACCAGATCCTCGACGGTGAGGTGGGAGACTTCAACGTCCTTCTGGCCACGTGAGTGAATCCCGGAGCCGCTCTTCCTATTGTTAAGGTGACGCGCTACGGTGATGCTACAGGTACCACATGGTTGCCAGCAACGCAGAGGACAGGAGTCTCTTCAAGAAACTCTCATTCAAGTACGTCATCTTCGATGAGGCACACATGCTGAAGAACATGGCTTCTCAGCGTTATGGGAACCTGATGAAAATCAATGTGAGACTCACTGTGGAATTGCTAGTATAGACGCCGGGATAAGATAATGTTGATGTCGATGCAGGCTCAACGGAAAATTTTGCTCACCGGAACACCGCTTCAGAACAACCTGGTGGAACTGATGTCTTTGCTCAGCTTTGTCATGCCAACCATGTTCCAAAAGAAAACCGACCAGATCAAGTTAATGTTCTCATCCGCAGCCGTAAGTGCGTCCCGTACCCAGCGATTCTTCCGTTGGCCGTGCTGTCCGGGTTTTCCCCGAGGCCGACGCATACTCCATCTACGCTCACGGTCACTTTGCAGTGCTCACACAACATAAGAAGAGAAACAAAATATACGTACTGTTGACAGGATtaaagctgtttttcttttatctctGACAGAAAGACGAATCAAATCAGAGCAAGTTTGAGAAGGAACGTGTGGTGCAGGCCAAGCAGATCATGCGCCCTTTTGTCCTGCGACGACTGAAGAAGGATGTCCTGCAGCAGCTGCCGTCGAAACACGAAGATGTCCGTCACTGCGTCATGACACCGCATCAGAGCACCCTGTACAAGGGCATTGTCGAGACGCTCTCAAAAGAGGTTAGGTGTACTTCTGTCAATCGAGGAACAGCGTTCCATCTCCATCTTCAACACAGTTCAAAGAGAGGCAGAAGGCAGACGGGATGTTGATGAAGCTGCGGAGGGCCTCCAATCATCCGCTCCTGCTCAGGCACTACTACGATGAAGAGAAGCTGAGGTGTATGGCAAAGTTGATGCTGAAAGTGAGTGCCCCGTTGTGTgctggctgaaaaaaaaaaaagaaaaatatgggatgGA
This portion of the Ornithodoros turicata isolate Travis chromosome 3, ASM3712646v1, whole genome shotgun sequence genome encodes:
- the LOC135387811 gene encoding SWI/SNF-related matrix-associated actin-dependent regulator of chromatin subfamily A containing DEAD/H box 1-like yields the protein MSLTSMDSDSTDTGSPSLLNHLRKFRFQKRVHQDRDEKCNENSDNSPSGTQATVIPETPESQLGKANNDTEDKSTFSENSRHTCDSESKSPHNGDIQLTTEGDESPLIHNGTKKRRRIISIDSDDSNGADGSFKRTKVADDELACLTKRERCLRQLMSQFEKADVMEIQDALVMWDWDIDKTFNFLKENPPSTHGESNNARRSSSANFVAAVRGVVFDEEGDGNSSYPSSPREKPPPKPKVESKFKTFNKMSSQKTLKPEGEGAVLSRKNEGKKKRRITVLDNSDDDGDYKNESIYDSGDDSDGDNGDENVSVSIVKNRLAVTEFFNDATIAELMAVPSCSKKKAEAIVENRPYKNWSELVQKFETRKNLAPSLLNSAKDLLHTRWVVKRLMKRCQDIADKIENIVTSLVRGESQDSEGYIKVQPSILNQSMTLAPYQLIGLNWLALMHRQEVNGILADEMGLGKTIQAIAFLAYLHQQGENGPHVVVVPSSTLENWMREFELWCPSLTLLVYHGSQEDRRDLRYQILDGEVGDFNVLLATYHMVASNAEDRSLFKKLSFKYVIFDEAHMLKNMASQRYGNLMKINAQRKILLTGTPLQNNLVELMSLLSFVMPTMFQKKTDQIKLMFSSAAKDESNQSKFEKERVVQAKQIMRPFVLRRLKKDVLQQLPSKHEDVRHCVMTPHQSTLYKGIVETLSKEFKERQKADGMLMKLRRASNHPLLLRHYYDEEKLRCMAKLMLKEPTHRDANPDLIFEDMEVMSDFELHMLCNRYESVRSFRLEDEKILDSGKLIELDLLLKEQIGKGNRVLIFSQFTMVLDILEAYLNIRRHKWLRLDGSTSVQDRQDLIDKFNKDDSILAFLLSTRAGGLGINLTSANVVILHDLDFNPYNDKQAEDRCHRMGQSKEVQVVKLVSKDTIEEGILSVARDKLKLEKDVTGDSKEEDDASTSVAHLLKDALGC